A region of uncultured Draconibacterium sp. DNA encodes the following proteins:
- the lipA gene encoding lipoyl synthase, translating to MAHELNGRERLPKWMKMKMPKGESYSKVKNLVNKHGLHTICTSGNCPNIGECWNRGTATFMILGNICTRKCKFCAVPNGMPLAPDLEEPKKLAESVRIMGVKHCVITSVDRDDLEDQGAGIWAETIREVKRVNPETKIEVLIPDFRGKMELVQQVIDAGPDVISHNLETTEERTPFIRFAAKYRRSLEVIKYVADNFGRAKSGIMLGLGETHEDVLKTMDDLLEAGCKVMTIGQYLAPTTKHMPVVEYIEPDKFVEYRNIGIRKGFKFVESSPLVRSSYRAEEHVKA from the coding sequence ATGGCACATGAGTTGAATGGCAGAGAACGCCTGCCAAAGTGGATGAAGATGAAAATGCCGAAGGGGGAAAGCTATTCGAAGGTAAAAAACCTGGTGAATAAACATGGTTTGCATACCATTTGCACCAGCGGAAACTGCCCAAATATTGGCGAATGCTGGAACAGGGGAACAGCCACATTTATGATTTTAGGAAATATCTGTACCCGTAAATGTAAATTCTGTGCCGTACCTAATGGAATGCCGCTTGCACCCGATCTGGAAGAGCCAAAAAAACTGGCCGAATCGGTGCGGATTATGGGCGTAAAACACTGTGTGATTACATCGGTTGACCGCGACGACCTGGAAGATCAGGGTGCCGGAATCTGGGCCGAAACCATTCGCGAAGTAAAACGTGTGAACCCGGAAACAAAAATTGAAGTTTTGATTCCTGATTTCCGTGGAAAAATGGAATTGGTACAACAGGTGATCGATGCCGGTCCGGATGTGATATCGCATAACCTTGAAACCACTGAAGAACGAACTCCGTTTATACGTTTTGCTGCTAAATACCGCCGTAGCCTTGAGGTAATTAAATATGTTGCCGACAATTTCGGCCGGGCAAAATCGGGCATTATGCTTGGGCTGGGCGAAACCCACGAAGATGTGCTAAAAACCATGGACGATTTGCTGGAAGCCGGTTGTAAAGTAATGACAATTGGGCAATACCTGGCGCCTACAACAAAACATATGCCTGTGGTTGAATACATTGAACCCGATAAATTTGTGGAATACCGCAACATTGGCATCCGCAAAGGTTTTAAATTTGTTGAAAGCTCGCCACTGGTGCGCAGTTCGTACCGGGCCGAAGAACACGTAAAAGCATAA
- the ruvC gene encoding crossover junction endodeoxyribonuclease RuvC: MDKPLRILGIDPGTTVTGYGLVEVRDKKPVILHMGNITPKRYSDHYMRLKYLHERALHLVKEYRPDVMAIEAPFYGKNVQSMLKLGRGQGVLMAAALMFDVPIHEYAPLLVKQAITGMGRASKEQVAYFLQKVYDLKDMDQVLDETDAVAVAICHFIQMNKPQKSKEYKNWGDFVKKNPGKVK, encoded by the coding sequence ATGGATAAACCGCTTCGTATATTGGGCATCGACCCCGGGACAACGGTAACCGGCTATGGTTTGGTAGAGGTAAGAGATAAAAAACCGGTTATTTTGCACATGGGAAACATTACGCCCAAGCGATACTCTGATCATTACATGCGACTAAAATATCTGCACGAAAGGGCGTTGCACCTGGTAAAAGAATACCGCCCGGATGTGATGGCTATTGAAGCACCGTTTTATGGTAAAAACGTACAGTCGATGTTGAAACTGGGGCGCGGACAAGGCGTATTAATGGCTGCAGCGCTGATGTTCGACGTGCCGATTCACGAATACGCTCCCTTGCTGGTGAAACAAGCCATTACCGGGATGGGCCGTGCTTCGAAAGAACAGGTGGCGTATTTCCTGCAAAAAGTGTACGACCTGAAAGACATGGATCAGGTACTCGACGAAACCGATGCCGTGGCCGTTGCCATTTGTCATTTTATACAAATGAACAAGCCACAAAAATCGAAGGAGTATAAAAACTGGGGAGACTTTGTTAAAAAGAATCCGGGCAAGGTGAAATAA
- a CDS encoding TolC family protein → MKTKIKLMQKLAIALFLMAAATFAVQAQEALTLERALSIAETGSPDLKLSLLNLERYQKNLEAQRAALKSRFSLQVNPVNYSKQRRFDNRVSEWYTNENFETSTLFTVAQPILITDGTISLTNEFGWSSNNSSSSFTESEVFFNNLYLNLNQPLFTYNTLKLQLKELELNFENARISYAMQYLNLERSVTEFFYNVYMAQMNLSIAKDELANTQKSYDIIKNKVEAGLAAKEEEFQAELNLASAKSTLQNSEVTFENAKDQLKLYLGMDLFEDIMILADVSVNPVPVDLDKAIKNGLESRMELRQREIDVETSQFDLIRTKAQNEFRGDMNLRFGITGDNNELGNIYQNPTKSPSVGISFNIPIFDWGERKARIAAAEAAIESQELNLNEEKKQIVVDIRQVYRNIQNQLNQIELAKQNERNAQLTYEINLERYQNGDLTGMDLNLYQNQLSSQKVALSQSLINYKIELLNLKIQSLYDFEKDEAIIPEELYVIDGQE, encoded by the coding sequence ATGAAAACAAAAATCAAACTTATGCAAAAGCTGGCAATTGCCTTGTTTCTGATGGCGGCTGCTACTTTTGCTGTTCAGGCACAAGAGGCTTTAACCCTGGAAAGGGCTTTAAGTATTGCCGAAACGGGAAGCCCTGATTTGAAGCTGTCGTTATTAAATCTCGAGCGCTACCAGAAAAACCTTGAAGCCCAGCGAGCCGCTCTGAAATCACGTTTCTCGCTACAGGTTAATCCCGTAAATTACAGTAAACAGAGGCGTTTTGACAACCGTGTTTCCGAATGGTACACCAACGAAAACTTCGAAACAAGTACCTTATTTACAGTTGCTCAGCCAATTTTAATAACCGATGGTACTATCTCGCTAACCAACGAGTTTGGGTGGTCGAGTAATAATTCCAGTTCATCTTTCACTGAAAGTGAGGTCTTTTTTAATAACCTGTATTTAAACCTGAATCAGCCCTTGTTTACTTACAATACTTTAAAGTTGCAACTTAAGGAGCTGGAGCTGAACTTTGAAAATGCCCGTATCAGTTACGCCATGCAGTACCTGAACCTTGAAAGAAGTGTGACTGAGTTTTTCTACAATGTTTATATGGCGCAAATGAACTTGTCGATTGCAAAAGACGAGCTGGCCAATACACAAAAAAGTTACGACATAATAAAAAACAAGGTTGAAGCCGGATTGGCTGCAAAAGAAGAAGAATTCCAGGCCGAATTAAACCTGGCATCGGCCAAATCTACATTGCAAAACAGCGAAGTAACCTTCGAAAACGCCAAAGACCAATTAAAGCTTTATTTAGGCATGGATCTTTTTGAAGATATCATGATTTTAGCCGATGTTAGCGTGAACCCGGTTCCTGTTGATTTAGATAAAGCCATTAAAAATGGTTTGGAATCCAGAATGGAGTTGCGTCAGCGCGAAATTGATGTTGAAACCAGTCAGTTCGATCTTATCCGTACCAAAGCACAGAATGAATTCAGAGGAGACATGAATTTACGTTTTGGTATTACCGGCGATAACAATGAGTTGGGTAATATCTATCAAAACCCAACAAAAAGTCCGTCGGTAGGTATCAGTTTTAATATCCCAATTTTCGACTGGGGCGAGCGTAAAGCAAGAATTGCCGCAGCCGAAGCAGCTATCGAGTCGCAGGAGTTGAACCTGAATGAAGAAAAGAAACAAATTGTTGTTGATATTCGCCAGGTTTACCGAAACATTCAAAACCAGTTGAACCAGATTGAACTGGCAAAACAAAATGAGCGCAACGCCCAGCTGACCTATGAAATTAACCTGGAACGTTACCAAAACGGTGATCTGACAGGTATGGACTTAAATCTGTATCAAAATCAGCTTTCATCGCAGAAAGTGGCATTGAGCCAATCACTTATAAATTATAAAATTGAATTATTAAACCTTAAAATACAATCGTTGTACGATTTCGAAAAAGACGAAGCTATTATTCCTGAGGAATTGTACGTAATCGATGGTCAAGAATAA
- the lipB gene encoding lipoyl(octanoyl) transferase LipB, giving the protein MADFNYVDLGLKEYKACWDYQEERLQELTTQKRSTGKPTADNHFILVEHPHVYTLGKSGDEANMMANADFLKKIEATYFKINRGGDITYHGPGQLVGYPIIDLEHYKIGVREYIEKMEDAIIATVAEYGLEAGRKEGATGVWLQPDHKVRARKICAIGVRVSRYVTMHGFALNVNTDMRYYNYINPCGFASSAVTSIQQELGREISMEEVKEIVKKKFNEAY; this is encoded by the coding sequence ATGGCAGATTTTAATTACGTCGATCTTGGATTAAAAGAATACAAAGCATGCTGGGATTACCAGGAAGAGCGTCTTCAGGAGCTTACCACTCAAAAACGCAGCACGGGCAAACCTACGGCTGACAATCATTTTATTTTGGTTGAACACCCGCATGTTTACACACTGGGGAAAAGTGGCGACGAAGCCAATATGATGGCCAATGCCGATTTTTTGAAAAAGATTGAAGCCACATATTTTAAGATAAACCGTGGTGGCGATATTACCTACCACGGACCGGGACAGCTGGTTGGTTACCCGATTATCGACCTGGAGCACTATAAGATTGGCGTGCGCGAATACATTGAAAAAATGGAAGATGCCATTATAGCAACAGTTGCCGAGTACGGGTTGGAAGCCGGAAGAAAAGAAGGTGCTACCGGCGTGTGGCTGCAACCCGACCACAAAGTGCGTGCACGAAAAATCTGTGCAATCGGTGTGCGTGTAAGCCGTTACGTTACCATGCACGGTTTTGCATTAAACGTTAATACCGACATGCGTTATTACAACTACATCAATCCGTGTGGTTTTGCTTCATCGGCGGTAACTTCCATTCAGCAAGAGCTGGGTAGAGAAATTTCGATGGAAGAAGTAAAAGAGATCGTAAAGAAAAAATTCAACGAAGCTTATTGA
- a CDS encoding DMT family transporter, producing MSRTVKTYLYAGLAVLFWSTVATSFKLALREYDFIQLIFYVSAVTVVLLFFVLVAQRKTHLIVKQTKREWLYSLLMGAFNPLLYYLVLFKAYSLLPAQVAQPLNMIWPITLALLSVPMLKQKISWISFVALLISFVGVFFISSQGGFDGFRNTNPLGVVLAVGSSILWSLYWIFNVKDTRDQVVKLFLNFAIGLLYLTPVVALFSSFKVHWGEAFIATIYSGIFEVGITYVLWLKAMNLTSSNAKIGNLVFFAPFLSLVFIHLILKETIYVTTFVGLLFIISGVLVQQLDRRKRN from the coding sequence ATGTCGCGAACCGTAAAAACCTATTTATACGCCGGCTTGGCCGTGTTATTCTGGTCAACCGTAGCTACATCGTTTAAACTGGCGCTGCGCGAGTACGATTTTATTCAGTTGATATTTTATGTGTCGGCAGTAACGGTGGTGCTGCTGTTTTTTGTGTTGGTAGCACAGCGAAAAACACATTTAATAGTTAAGCAGACCAAACGCGAATGGTTGTATTCGCTGCTGATGGGGGCTTTTAATCCGCTGCTTTATTACCTGGTTTTGTTCAAAGCCTATTCTTTGCTTCCGGCGCAGGTGGCGCAACCACTGAATATGATCTGGCCCATAACGTTGGCGTTGCTTTCGGTGCCCATGCTCAAGCAAAAGATCAGCTGGATAAGTTTTGTGGCGCTGCTCATTAGTTTTGTTGGCGTGTTTTTTATTTCGTCGCAGGGAGGTTTTGATGGGTTTCGCAACACCAATCCATTGGGTGTTGTGCTGGCGGTAGGCAGTTCCATATTATGGTCGTTGTATTGGATATTTAATGTAAAAGACACGCGCGACCAGGTGGTGAAACTCTTTCTCAATTTTGCCATCGGGCTTCTCTACCTGACTCCGGTTGTGGCGCTGTTCTCGTCGTTTAAAGTACATTGGGGTGAGGCATTTATCGCAACCATTTACTCCGGAATTTTTGAGGTAGGAATTACATACGTATTGTGGTTAAAAGCCATGAATCTGACCAGCAGCAATGCAAAAATCGGCAACCTGGTGTTTTTTGCACCCTTCCTGTCGCTGGTTTTTATTCATCTTATTTTAAAAGAAACGATTTACGTTACCACATTTGTTGGTTTGCTGTTTATTATTTCGGGTGTGCTGGTACAGCAACTCGACCGGAGAAAACGCAATTGA
- a CDS encoding 2-phosphosulfolactate phosphatase, with protein MHINILHLADGAREAKGTAIIIDVLRAFSTACYAINKGIETIIPVGDINLAYQLKKDNPDYLLTGERHERKPEGFDFGNSPTHINDAAITAKTMVQTTSSGTQGITNAINADEIITGSFVNAGAIINYIQKTNPKKVSLVCMGFACQYPTAEDTLCAEYIKNELEGRPNDFAAMVQQIKETDGARFFDPATESWSPESDFHLCMDLNRFDFILKVEKVGDLNYLKRIVK; from the coding sequence ATGCATATAAATATTCTGCATCTCGCAGATGGAGCGAGAGAGGCAAAAGGAACTGCTATTATCATAGATGTATTGAGGGCCTTTTCCACAGCCTGTTATGCCATTAATAAAGGTATTGAAACCATTATTCCGGTTGGAGATATAAATCTGGCCTACCAATTAAAAAAGGACAATCCCGATTACCTTTTAACAGGCGAACGACACGAGCGAAAACCGGAAGGTTTTGATTTTGGGAATTCGCCAACACACATTAACGATGCAGCCATTACGGCAAAAACAATGGTTCAGACCACCAGTTCGGGCACGCAGGGAATAACAAACGCCATAAATGCCGACGAAATAATTACAGGTAGTTTTGTTAATGCCGGTGCTATTATAAATTATATACAAAAGACCAATCCAAAAAAGGTTTCGCTGGTTTGTATGGGTTTTGCCTGCCAATACCCCACAGCCGAAGATACACTGTGTGCCGAATACATAAAAAATGAACTGGAAGGACGGCCAAACGATTTTGCCGCCATGGTGCAGCAAATTAAAGAAACCGATGGCGCCCGTTTTTTTGATCCGGCTACTGAAAGCTGGTCGCCCGAAAGCGATTTTCACCTGTGTATGGATTTAAACCGTTTTGATTTTATATTGAAAGTTGAAAAGGTTGGCGATTTAAATTATCTAAAAAGAATAGTAAAATGA
- a CDS encoding ABC transporter ATP-binding protein, translating into MHIKIENLNKIYKGGSYAVNNLNLEIPNGMFGLLGPNGAGKSTLMRILVTLMKPTSGKVYFNDYELSKHRREIRSMLGYLPQDFSFFSKLKTSEFLDYTARLAGMKSGAARRSAVDQMLEEVGLFEVRDRNANKLSGGMKRRLGIAQALINDPQIIIVDEPTTGLDPEERIRFRNLLSTISTRDVIIILSTHIVGDISSTCDNMALLNQGKLAFAGSPEQLVKEAEGHVWVIEATEQEYLEINEKYPVISTIPIDGGWEVQVVANEIDGYQGKPMDPNLEHAYVHFMENKLNQWSNA; encoded by the coding sequence GTGCATATTAAAATAGAAAATCTAAACAAAATCTACAAGGGAGGCAGTTACGCTGTAAATAACCTCAACCTTGAAATTCCAAATGGTATGTTTGGCCTTTTAGGACCAAACGGGGCTGGGAAATCAACCCTTATGCGCATTTTGGTAACTCTAATGAAACCAACAAGTGGCAAAGTATATTTCAACGATTACGAACTTTCGAAACATCGCCGCGAGATTCGCTCGATGTTGGGTTATTTGCCCCAGGATTTTAGTTTCTTCTCGAAATTAAAAACCTCTGAGTTTTTGGATTATACTGCCCGTTTGGCAGGAATGAAAAGCGGGGCAGCACGCCGCAGTGCAGTTGATCAAATGCTGGAAGAAGTAGGTTTGTTTGAAGTGCGCGACAGAAATGCAAATAAACTTTCAGGTGGTATGAAACGCCGTTTGGGAATTGCCCAGGCGCTGATAAACGATCCGCAGATTATTATAGTTGATGAGCCTACCACAGGTCTCGATCCCGAAGAACGTATCCGCTTCCGGAACCTGCTTTCAACCATTAGTACACGCGACGTAATTATTATCCTGTCGACACACATTGTGGGCGATATTTCGAGTACCTGCGATAATATGGCATTACTCAACCAGGGGAAACTGGCATTTGCCGGATCGCCGGAGCAGCTGGTAAAAGAAGCCGAAGGCCATGTTTGGGTTATTGAAGCTACTGAACAGGAATATCTTGAAATAAACGAAAAATACCCTGTAATTTCTACCATCCCTATCGATGGAGGCTGGGAGGTGCAGGTTGTTGCCAATGAGATTGACGGTTACCAGGGAAAACCCATGGATCCGAATCTGGAGCACGCTTATGTGCACTTTATGGAAAACAAACTAAACCAATGGTCTAACGCTTAA
- a CDS encoding PatB family C-S lyase, translating to MKKYNFDEIVPRKGTNCLKHDALERFFNSADALPLWVADMDFKTPDFIVNAIKERAEHEIYGYTFRSDSYHEAVINWMSRRHQWDIKKEWISFSPGVVAGLTYAIESFSKPGDGVIVQPPVYFPFFDSVKGTNRKMIQNPLKNENGRYTFDLEDLKSKIDENTKLLLLCNPQNPGGMVWTREELVALTDICLENNIMIISDEIHSDLIYKGHKHIPLASISEEVAQNCMVSMAPSKTFNVAGLTSSLVIIPNKRKLAAYERTIGVGHLHMGNIFGSVALEAAYTHGDEWLAQLLDYLWGNYQLLEQFIQEKLPRVKVMKPEATYLIWMDFSDYGMKNEELAKFTVEKAGVALNDGGRFGIGGDGFLRLNIGCQRSVLQEALNRLEKAFG from the coding sequence ATGAAAAAATACAATTTCGACGAAATAGTTCCGCGCAAAGGAACCAACTGTTTAAAACACGATGCCCTCGAACGTTTTTTTAATTCGGCCGATGCCCTGCCGCTTTGGGTGGCCGATATGGATTTTAAAACACCCGATTTTATTGTTAATGCCATAAAAGAGCGTGCCGAACACGAGATTTATGGATACACTTTTCGTTCCGACTCGTATCACGAAGCAGTTATAAACTGGATGAGCCGGCGTCATCAGTGGGATATAAAAAAAGAATGGATCTCGTTTAGCCCGGGAGTTGTGGCAGGATTGACATACGCGATAGAAAGTTTTTCGAAACCCGGCGATGGTGTTATCGTTCAGCCACCGGTGTATTTCCCTTTCTTTGACAGTGTGAAAGGCACCAACCGGAAAATGATTCAGAATCCACTAAAAAATGAGAATGGTCGTTATACTTTTGATCTGGAAGATTTAAAATCGAAGATCGACGAGAACACCAAACTGCTGCTGCTTTGTAATCCGCAAAATCCGGGAGGTATGGTTTGGACACGCGAAGAATTGGTTGCATTAACAGATATTTGTCTGGAAAATAACATCATGATCATTTCGGATGAAATTCATTCCGATTTAATATACAAAGGTCATAAGCACATTCCATTGGCCAGCATATCGGAAGAGGTGGCACAAAACTGCATGGTGAGTATGGCGCCAAGCAAAACGTTTAATGTGGCGGGGCTCACCTCATCACTGGTGATTATTCCAAACAAAAGAAAACTGGCAGCTTATGAACGTACCATTGGCGTTGGGCATTTACACATGGGAAATATCTTTGGCTCGGTAGCATTGGAAGCTGCGTATACGCATGGCGACGAATGGCTGGCGCAACTGCTGGATTACCTGTGGGGAAATTATCAATTGCTCGAACAATTTATCCAGGAAAAGCTGCCACGTGTTAAAGTTATGAAACCGGAAGCCACTTACCTGATCTGGATGGATTTTTCGGATTACGGAATGAAAAACGAAGAGCTGGCAAAATTCACTGTTGAGAAAGCGGGTGTAGCGCTAAATGATGGCGGCCGTTTTGGAATTGGCGGCGATGGTTTCCTTCGTTTGAATATCGGATGTCAGCGAAGTGTGTTGCAGGAGGCGTTGAATCGTTTGGAGAAAGCCTTCGGATAA
- a CDS encoding response regulator, which produces MNNKPKILYVDDEEMNITVFQLTFSRVFEVLTADSGEKGMEIFTSDPDIKFVISDMRMPSMNGLEFIRKIRNVCAKIPCSILSGYQQSPEILDALDNGEIVDYLLKPFDKRAIEQLVLKHVNGTTTGN; this is translated from the coding sequence ATGAATAACAAACCTAAAATTCTTTATGTGGACGATGAGGAAATGAACATCACTGTTTTTCAGTTAACATTCTCGAGAGTTTTTGAGGTGTTAACAGCCGATAGCGGCGAGAAAGGCATGGAGATATTTACCAGCGATCCGGACATAAAATTTGTAATTTCAGATATGAGAATGCCCTCAATGAACGGGCTGGAATTTATCAGGAAGATTAGAAACGTATGTGCGAAAATTCCCTGCAGCATATTGTCGGGTTATCAGCAAAGTCCTGAGATTTTGGATGCCCTGGATAACGGAGAAATCGTCGACTATTTACTGAAACCTTTTGATAAAAGAGCAATCGAACAATTAGTACTCAAGCACGTTAACGGAACTACAACAGGGAATTAA
- a CDS encoding acyloxyacyl hydrolase, giving the protein MLLCILCSSYQTFSQESIDISYISGSVLVHAKKIEPISENPVDGFSISYSFKNKAGEHWRKFYNYPNYGINYTLKSFNNPDVIGNSHALTTFLQISFLKRHKVFDIGFKSAAGLAYLTEKYDVSSNPDNQAISTHINITGELEFYTRLHFHPVYFGYSYGLNHFSNGLIKSPNLGLNTLNHHITLGWEFEKQVEKIPSNEEGRGKLIKNEFWAYASTGLNTVRDYDQRFVFIATSLNYSKQINPINKIGIGIDFIKDEALNQYAINNYNYDEDSDLSFRFGPNLQGEFLFGNLSFLGAYGFFFGDTTNYISRAYYKAGAKYYAKNIIGIAMIRAVPLFKAQVVEFGLGYRFPRIKN; this is encoded by the coding sequence ATGCTACTTTGTATTCTATGTAGCTCATACCAGACCTTTTCGCAGGAAAGTATCGACATTTCATATATTTCAGGATCAGTTTTAGTTCACGCAAAAAAAATTGAACCAATTTCCGAGAATCCGGTTGATGGATTTTCAATCAGCTACTCCTTTAAAAATAAAGCTGGCGAACATTGGAGGAAATTCTACAATTACCCGAACTACGGCATTAACTATACGCTTAAATCATTTAATAATCCTGATGTAATTGGGAATTCACATGCACTTACAACTTTTTTGCAAATATCGTTTCTAAAGCGGCATAAGGTTTTCGATATTGGATTTAAAAGTGCTGCCGGCCTTGCTTATCTAACCGAGAAATACGACGTATCTTCAAATCCCGACAACCAGGCAATCAGCACGCATATAAATATTACCGGAGAACTTGAATTTTATACCCGACTACATTTTCATCCGGTATATTTTGGTTATTCATACGGGCTAAACCATTTCTCTAACGGCCTTATCAAATCCCCAAATCTTGGATTGAATACATTAAACCATCACATAACGCTTGGTTGGGAATTTGAAAAACAAGTCGAAAAAATACCATCAAACGAAGAAGGACGAGGCAAATTGATAAAAAATGAATTCTGGGCTTATGCCTCAACAGGTCTTAACACAGTCAGAGACTATGATCAACGCTTTGTATTCATAGCTACTTCGTTGAATTATTCCAAACAAATTAATCCAATCAATAAAATCGGGATCGGGATTGATTTTATTAAAGACGAAGCTTTAAATCAATATGCGATAAACAACTACAACTATGATGAAGATTCCGATCTCAGCTTTCGTTTCGGGCCAAATCTTCAAGGCGAATTTCTATTTGGCAACCTGAGTTTTCTGGGAGCCTATGGTTTTTTCTTCGGCGATACCACGAACTACATTTCCCGAGCGTATTATAAAGCAGGTGCAAAATACTATGCAAAAAATATAATCGGAATTGCAATGATAAGAGCAGTTCCTTTATTTAAAGCACAGGTTGTCGAATTCGGACTTGGATATCGTTTTCCAAGAATTAAAAATTGA
- a CDS encoding tetratricopeptide repeat protein produces the protein MRHFFILLILMMGLNTGFAQQKQSEVQPKSSLAIRYYNAKDFEKAAPLLKEVYQLTRNSTYFRYYINSLIGLEQYDEAESEIQREIKKQKTPRPEYYVNLGQVYKQQNRNEEADAMFREAIDKIPANRGAYLITANLFLGWGEYGLARDTYLKGRAAMPEESFNYELARAYLYLRDYTNMMEEYLNLLREGEQHLARVQSSLSSAMRLDIDDGLRDQFRGQVLKRIQSEPNVIGYNRLLIWFFLQEKKFSGALRQSIALDKRTGVEDGQIAQLGDLALRNKEYAQAQKAYEYIMAKGEETPYFPQAFAWNIHAKYMEYTNAGDGNLEQGQALATDFENGLIYLSIGPATLTLVREYAHLLAFYLNDTEKAISVLEEGEKVPQLKPEELGQLKAEMADIYVYANDPWEAMLIYSQVIEANKKNTLGDEVKLKKAKLGYYMGNFSWAKAQLDVLKASTSKLTANDAMELSMLIGNNLNLDTTAVPLTMFAKADLLFFQNKPEEAMTILDGLAETFPYHSLVDNILFRKAKIEMDNQNYGMAAEYLQTIVTDFSYDLLGDDALYLLAEINNYHLGQEEKAKELYKQMLTSYPGSVFTEESREKYRELRKVYPDKEPENKEGLFERAIENSEF, from the coding sequence ATGAGACATTTCTTTATACTACTGATATTAATGATGGGTTTGAATACCGGTTTTGCGCAACAAAAGCAATCCGAGGTTCAACCCAAATCAAGTTTGGCCATTCGCTACTATAATGCGAAGGACTTTGAAAAAGCAGCGCCATTATTAAAAGAGGTGTATCAGTTGACCCGTAACAGCACGTATTTCAGGTATTACATCAACAGCTTGATAGGTTTGGAACAGTATGATGAGGCGGAGTCAGAAATTCAGCGTGAGATAAAAAAGCAAAAAACGCCGCGCCCGGAATATTATGTGAATTTGGGGCAGGTTTATAAACAACAAAACCGCAATGAAGAAGCTGATGCGATGTTTCGTGAGGCTATCGACAAAATACCGGCCAATCGTGGAGCTTATTTAATCACTGCCAATTTGTTTTTGGGCTGGGGCGAGTATGGTTTGGCGCGCGATACCTATTTAAAAGGAAGAGCTGCTATGCCCGAAGAGTCGTTTAATTACGAGCTGGCGCGGGCTTACCTGTATTTGCGCGATTACACCAATATGATGGAAGAGTACCTGAACCTGTTACGCGAAGGAGAACAACATCTGGCGCGGGTGCAAAGCAGTTTGTCGTCGGCCATGCGGCTGGATATTGACGATGGTTTGCGCGACCAGTTTCGGGGGCAGGTGCTAAAACGTATTCAGTCCGAGCCTAATGTAATTGGTTACAATCGTTTGCTAATCTGGTTTTTTCTTCAGGAAAAGAAATTTTCGGGTGCGCTGCGCCAGTCCATTGCTTTAGATAAAAGAACAGGGGTAGAAGATGGTCAGATTGCGCAATTGGGCGATTTGGCTTTGCGAAATAAAGAATATGCACAGGCACAAAAAGCCTACGAATATATAATGGCCAAAGGAGAGGAAACACCATATTTCCCGCAGGCTTTTGCATGGAATATTCATGCCAAATACATGGAATATACCAACGCGGGAGATGGCAATTTGGAGCAGGGACAAGCTTTGGCTACCGATTTTGAAAACGGATTGATATACCTGAGCATTGGGCCGGCTACTTTAACTTTGGTTCGCGAGTATGCCCATTTACTGGCATTTTACCTGAACGATACAGAAAAAGCAATTTCGGTGTTGGAGGAAGGTGAAAAAGTGCCGCAACTAAAACCTGAGGAGCTGGGGCAGCTAAAAGCCGAAATGGCCGATATTTATGTGTATGCCAACGATCCGTGGGAAGCTATGCTGATTTATTCGCAGGTAATTGAAGCCAACAAAAAGAATACGCTGGGCGACGAAGTAAAACTGAAAAAAGCAAAACTGGGTTATTATATGGGCAACTTTAGCTGGGCAAAAGCACAGCTGGACGTGTTAAAAGCCAGTACTTCGAAATTAACAGCCAACGATGCCATGGAATTATCGATGCTGATTGGTAATAACCTTAACCTCGATACTACTGCGGTTCCGTTAACCATGTTTGCTAAAGCTGATTTGTTGTTTTTTCAGAATAAGCCTGAAGAGGCGATGACAATCCTCGATGGTCTGGCAGAAACATTTCCCTATCATTCGCTGGTGGATAATATCCTGTTTCGCAAGGCAAAAATTGAAATGGACAACCAAAACTACGGAATGGCTGCCGAATACCTGCAAACAATAGTTACGGATTTTAGTTACGACCTGCTGGGCGACGATGCCTTGTACCTGCTGGCCGAAATTAATAACTACCACCTGGGGCAGGAAGAAAAAGCTAAAGAGCTCTACAAACAAATGCTGACCAGCTACCCGGGAAGTGTGTTTACCGAAGAATCGCGCGAGAAATACCGGGAACTGCGCAAGGTTTACCCGGATAAAGAACCGGAAAATAAAGAAGGATTGTTTGAGCGGGCTATTGAGAATTCAGAGTTTTAG